The proteins below come from a single Candidatus Poribacteria bacterium genomic window:
- a CDS encoding coproporphyrinogen-III oxidase family protein, which translates to MSKTQLNTGSQATPLAEPATAGIDSKDTTVGSVFVSNYPPYSTWGESDVPEVHRALNESPRPDATLGLYLHIPFCRKRCKFCYFRVYTDKNSSEIDTYLNALAKEIELYSEQPAIAGRPLRFVYFGGGTPSYISVKHLTALVDRVKRAMPWDAAEEVAFECEPGTLTKKKLDAIKEIGVTRLSLGVENLNDEILAENGRAHLSKEVYRIAPWIKMLAFDQVNIDLISGMIGETWESWRETVRKTIELDPDSITVYQLELPFNTVYSKDILGGDALPVADWKLKREWHQYAFEQFAQAGYTQSSAYTVLKKDKHCQFVYRDAVWQGSDMIGTGVASFSHLSGIHFQNAPSWGDYLGNLAEDRLPIYRALKPTESERLTREMILQLKLGKISPSYFQAKFSADILDIYAEAYEKLQNDGMLRVNAASDEIQLTQRGLLRVDSLLPAFYAPEYQNTRYT; encoded by the coding sequence ATGTCTAAAACACAGTTAAACACGGGCTCGCAAGCAACGCCCTTAGCGGAACCTGCAACAGCAGGCATAGATTCAAAAGATACAACCGTAGGGAGCGTTTTCGTTTCCAACTACCCACCATATTCCACATGGGGTGAATCTGACGTGCCAGAGGTACATCGCGCACTCAACGAATCCCCGCGTCCAGACGCGACCTTAGGACTTTACCTCCATATCCCGTTCTGTCGGAAACGGTGCAAATTCTGCTATTTTCGCGTCTATACCGACAAAAACAGTTCCGAAATCGATACGTACCTGAACGCACTCGCGAAAGAGATTGAACTTTATAGCGAACAACCCGCAATCGCAGGTCGTCCACTAAGATTCGTCTATTTTGGCGGTGGCACACCGTCCTATATCAGTGTCAAACACTTGACGGCTCTCGTTGATAGAGTGAAACGGGCGATGCCGTGGGATGCCGCTGAAGAAGTAGCGTTTGAGTGTGAACCCGGGACCTTGACGAAAAAGAAACTCGATGCCATCAAAGAAATCGGTGTCACCCGACTCAGTCTCGGCGTTGAGAATCTGAACGACGAGATTCTCGCCGAAAACGGGAGAGCGCATCTCTCCAAAGAGGTTTATCGCATCGCGCCGTGGATAAAAATGTTGGCATTCGATCAAGTGAACATTGACCTCATCTCAGGCATGATAGGCGAAACATGGGAAAGTTGGCGTGAGACTGTCAGAAAGACGATTGAACTCGATCCGGACAGTATCACCGTCTATCAACTCGAATTGCCATTCAATACCGTCTATTCCAAGGACATCCTCGGCGGCGACGCACTACCGGTGGCGGATTGGAAACTGAAGCGTGAATGGCACCAATACGCTTTTGAACAGTTTGCTCAAGCCGGTTACACACAATCCAGCGCGTATACCGTCCTCAAGAAAGACAAACACTGTCAGTTCGTCTATCGCGACGCAGTCTGGCAGGGCAGTGATATGATAGGCACAGGCGTTGCCTCTTTTTCGCATCTCAGCGGAATCCACTTTCAAAACGCACCCTCATGGGGAGACTACCTCGGCAACCTTGCGGAAGATAGACTCCCAATTTACCGCGCACTGAAACCGACAGAATCTGAACGATTGACGCGTGAGATGATACTGCAGCTCAAACTCGGTAAAATCAGTCCTTCCTACTTCCAAGCGAAGTTCAGCGCAGATATCCTCGATATTTATGCCGAAGCCTATGAAAAACTGCAAAACGATGGTATGCTGCGTGTCAATGCTGCATCAGATGAAATCCAACTGACACAACGTGGATTGCTCCGAGTCGATAGTTTGCTGCCAGCGTTCTATGCGCCAGAATACCAGAATACGCGATATACCTAA
- a CDS encoding PQQ-binding-like beta-propeller repeat protein, translating to MNRFIEIQAFVCNPTHSKKPKATAQRNVPAIFLIFVLLLSIANATLGNWTSFRGDPQLTGVADSELPNNPQLLWTFQAGDMIESTAAVVDGTVYIGALDGILYAINAETGEKRWTYQTNSAIKASPAIHDGVIYFGDGDGVFHAVDLNTHEMKWQFQTEGEIISSANFAGDRVLFGSYDGFLYCLNRENGALGWKFETEGYVHGTPGVWTQPESGSGDAKNFVIVTGCDSYLRVISIDDGTQTQQVELGAYVAASPAISQNRVYCGTYGTEILGVALDIGEIAWRYRHPKRQFPFFASAALTENSIIIGGRDKMVHALSRETGEPVWTYTTKSSIESSAVIAGTRAFFGTTRGLFIALDITTGESVWEFATGSSIVASPSVSDSKIYIGTEDGILYCFGEK from the coding sequence ATGAACAGGTTTATTGAAATACAAGCATTTGTATGTAATCCAACACACTCAAAGAAACCGAAGGCGACGGCACAACGAAATGTGCCTGCTATCTTTCTCATCTTTGTATTACTACTTAGCATTGCAAATGCAACGCTCGGCAACTGGACAAGTTTTCGTGGCGACCCACAACTCACGGGTGTTGCGGATTCCGAACTTCCTAACAATCCGCAATTGCTTTGGACTTTTCAAGCAGGAGATATGATTGAGTCCACCGCCGCAGTCGTTGATGGAACAGTCTATATCGGCGCGTTGGATGGGATCCTCTACGCCATCAATGCGGAAACAGGTGAAAAGAGATGGACCTACCAGACGAACAGCGCAATCAAAGCGTCACCCGCTATCCATGATGGAGTTATCTACTTCGGTGACGGCGATGGTGTCTTTCATGCAGTAGACCTCAACACCCACGAAATGAAATGGCAGTTTCAGACAGAGGGTGAAATCATATCATCGGCAAATTTTGCTGGCGACCGTGTGTTATTCGGTTCCTACGACGGATTCCTCTACTGCCTCAACCGCGAAAATGGAGCGTTGGGCTGGAAATTTGAGACGGAAGGATATGTCCACGGTACCCCCGGTGTCTGGACACAACCTGAAAGCGGATCTGGTGATGCCAAAAACTTCGTGATTGTCACCGGATGCGACAGCTATCTCCGCGTTATCAGTATTGACGACGGCACACAGACGCAACAGGTAGAACTCGGCGCGTATGTCGCTGCAAGTCCTGCAATTTCACAAAATAGGGTCTATTGTGGCACGTATGGCACCGAAATATTGGGAGTCGCGTTAGACATAGGGGAGATCGCGTGGCGGTATCGGCACCCAAAACGGCAATTTCCATTCTTCGCCTCAGCCGCCCTCACCGAGAACAGCATTATTATTGGCGGACGCGATAAGATGGTGCACGCCCTCTCACGGGAAACAGGAGAACCGGTATGGACTTATACCACCAAATCCAGCATTGAATCCTCCGCTGTTATCGCTGGCACGCGTGCTTTTTTCGGAACGACTCGAGGGTTGTTTATCGCTTTAGATATTACGACTGGAGAATCGGTGTGGGAATTCGCAACAGGTTCATCTATCGTTGCCTCACCGAGCGTCTCGGATAGTAAAATTTACATCGGTACAGAAGATGGAATTCTGTACTGCTTTGGAGAAAAATAG
- a CDS encoding iron-containing alcohol dehydrogenase, with amino-acid sequence METFDCELKQQIIYGDNTIERLGELTRSLGGSRILLTTDPGIEKVGILARALSALQSERIAAYVYADVTSNPTTEDVEVAVEVAETNAPIDLIIGLGGGSSMDCAKGANFLLTNGGKMADYWGTNKAAEPMLPSIGIPTTIGTGSEAQSFALISQPETHIKMACGDKKARFGTVILDATLTKTLPTPIAAITAIDAIAHAVESFVSTRHNPMSRMFARHAWELLNTNFEACLAEAQSSAARSKMLFGAYLAGLAIENSMLGAAHACANPLTARYDVIHGVAVALMLPHVIRFNSAIAGDAYHELYPDGDLADRVTKLKQVGNLPNRLRDYPVQYTIGTADLPTLAKEAATQWTAQFNPRPLNISDFMKLYEQVY; translated from the coding sequence ATGGAAACCTTTGATTGTGAACTGAAACAACAGATCATCTACGGTGATAACACGATTGAAAGGCTCGGTGAGTTGACGCGTTCACTGGGCGGCAGTCGGATTCTTCTCACGACAGATCCGGGCATCGAAAAGGTAGGTATCCTCGCGAGAGCCCTCTCAGCGTTGCAAAGCGAAAGGATCGCCGCCTACGTTTATGCCGATGTCACGTCTAACCCGACGACGGAGGATGTCGAAGTCGCCGTTGAAGTTGCAGAAACCAACGCACCGATAGACCTCATCATCGGACTCGGTGGTGGCAGCTCAATGGATTGTGCGAAAGGTGCGAACTTCCTGCTCACAAACGGCGGTAAAATGGCGGATTATTGGGGCACCAACAAAGCGGCAGAACCGATGCTGCCCTCTATCGGGATCCCGACGACTATTGGGACCGGCAGCGAGGCACAGTCGTTCGCGCTCATCTCGCAACCAGAGACGCACATTAAAATGGCGTGTGGCGATAAAAAAGCACGGTTCGGCACCGTAATTTTGGATGCGACGCTCACCAAGACCTTGCCGACACCGATTGCAGCGATTACGGCGATAGATGCCATCGCACATGCCGTTGAAAGCTTCGTCTCAACCCGACATAACCCAATGTCCCGTATGTTCGCACGGCACGCATGGGAGTTGCTAAACACGAACTTTGAGGCATGTCTCGCTGAAGCCCAAAGTTCCGCAGCGCGCAGCAAGATGTTGTTTGGTGCCTATCTCGCTGGACTGGCGATTGAAAACTCAATGCTTGGCGCTGCACACGCCTGTGCCAATCCGTTAACAGCGAGATATGATGTTATTCACGGCGTTGCCGTCGCGTTAATGTTACCACACGTCATCCGATTCAATAGTGCTATCGCAGGAGATGCCTATCATGAACTGTACCCGGACGGAGATTTAGCGGACAGAGTCACAAAACTAAAACAGGTTGGCAATCTACCGAACAGACTCCGGGATTACCCTGTCCAATACACAATAGGGACAGCAGACCTACCCACATTAGCAAAGGAAGCGGCGACACAGTGGACAGCGCAGTTCAACCCGCGTCCTTTGAATATCAGCGATTTTATGAAACTTTATGAACAGGTTTATTGA